The sequence below is a genomic window from Myxococcales bacterium.
CAGGGAGAGCTGACGACCCTGCCGGTCCCGACCGGCCATCTCGATGATGCGCTGAAGACCCTGGTGGTCGCGGGTGATTCCGGCAACGTCACGCTGACCGGGGTCGAGTTCGCCAGCAGTCTGAGTCAAGGCATGGCCCGGGCACTGGCGGGGCTCCCCGCGAACGCCGACGAGGTGATGACGTACCGCACGCTGCTCTCGAGTCTGAAAGGCGCCGAGGTCGAGCTCGAGATCACGGGCAAGAAGAGCGAGACCCTGGTCGCACGTTTGATCGACGTGCTGGAGCCGCCGCCGGCTCCGGCCTCGCCCGCAGCCGCAGACGACGAGGACGACGATCGGAAGAAGCACAAACGGCGCGGGGAGGAGCCCGAGCCCAAGCGTCCGGAGCTGATCCTGCTCGTCGTGAGCAGTGCGGGCGAGCTGCGCAAGCTCGACACGGCCAACGTGCGCAGCGTGCGCCCGACGGATCCGTCCTATGCAACGCGCTTCGGCGCGGCGCTCGATGCCCTGTCGGTGCGAGCCGCGCAGAACCAGCGTGCGCTTCGCCTGCTGGCATCGAGCGACAAACCCGTGACGCTCGGCTATCTCGCCGAGGCGCCCATCTGGCGCATGACCTATCGCCTGGTGCTCGCTGACAACGGCGAGCGTGGCACCCTGCAAGGCTGGGCGTTGATCCACAACGACACCGAGGAGAGCTGGGCCAAGGTGAAGGTCGAGCTGGTGAACGGACAGCCGGACTCGTTCCTGTTTCCCCTGGCGGCGCCGCGTTATTCCCGCCGGCCGCTGGCGGAGCCGGAAGAGCGCCTGGCGACCGTGCCGCAGCTGCAGGACACGACGGTGGATCAGATCTGGGGTGACAACCTGGACATCGGCACGATTGGCCACGGCTCCGGCACGGGCACTGGGCAGGGGTTCGGTTCGGGGCATGGGCGCCTGGGCGGCACCCACAAGACACGGGCGCCAATGGTGCGCATGGGCGCGACCGTCTCCAGCAGCGAATCGCTCAGCGTAGGCAACCTGGCGTCGATCGCCCCCGCGGAGGGGGTCGAGGCCGGCGCGCTGTTCAGCTACAAACTCGCCCAGCCGCTCGATCTGCGCGCGCACGGCTCGGCGCTGGTGCCGTTCCTCGGCTCCCAGGTGATCACCCGGCGCATCAGCTGGTTCGCGACGCCCGGTGAGCCGGCCCGGAGTGCACTCCGCTTCGTGAACGCCACCCGCCAGACGCTGCCCTCGGGGCCCATCGCCATCTACGAGGCCGGTGGCTTCGCTGGCGAAGCTGGGCTCGGCCGGCTCAAGCCGACGGAGCGCGCGTTCTTGCAGTTCGGCGTCGATCTCGACGTCGAGCTCGAGAGTCTGAAGAGTGAATCCAAGGACGAACCGCAGCGGGTGCGCTTCAAGAACGAGGTGCTCGAGGAAGACTTCTTCCGCTCCAGTGTGCGGCTCTACGAGCTCAAGAACCGCGCTCGCGCCATGCGCACCGTGTATCTCGCCCTCGATGTCGTGGACAATTCGGCGGTCGAGGGGGCGGACGAGCTCGACTACGACGTGCAAGACAGAAAGCCCCTGGCGGTGTTCAAGGCGATGCCGGGCAAGAAGCTGGAGCGCACGCTGAAGATCAAGGAGGGCCTGCAGCGCTCGACTCACATGCAGTCGCTCACCGCGGAACGGGTCATGCAGCTCGCGGCGCTGGAGGCCCTGCCGCAGGCAGACCGTGCCCTCTTGAAAGAAGCCGGGGCACGCCTGGAGGAGGCCGAGGCTCGCGGCAAGGACAAGGACGAGGCCCAGGCTGGGGTCGAGGAGGTGAACGAGGATCTAAAACGTCTGCGCGAACACCTCGCGGCGCTCGGCGACAAGAGTGGGCAGGGTCAGAACGCGAACCCGCTCGTGAAGCGCATCCTGGACGCGGAGGACAAACTCACGGCGCTCAGGGCCAAGCTGAAGACGCTGGAGCTTGCCATCAAGGACAAACGCAAGGCCGCGCAGACGGTGCTCGAGAAGCTCAAGAAAGAAGATCTGAAGAAGCCCTGAGGCTACTCAATCACGACCTTGCTCTTGTACATGCCCATGCCGCACTCGAAGCCGACCGTCTTTGCCTCTTTGGTGTCGATGGCGACCTCGACCGGCTGATTCAGCGGCAGCTCTTTTTCGAGCTTCAGCTCGGGAAACACCACCTTGGTGGCGCAGGTCTCGTCGCTGGTGCGCGTGAAGCGCAAGGTCGCGGCCTCGCCCTTCTTCAAGCTGATGCTGCTCGGAGCAAACCCGTTCTCGTCCGCCTTCACGTTGATCGTGCCCGAGCTCGGACCGGTGGGGGCTGCGCTCGCGGCGGCCTGCCCAGGTTTTTCGGCCTTATTGCAGGCGGTTGCAGTGAGGAAGAGAGCGATTGCGATGAGGGTCTTCATGGCGCCGAGCATCTTGGCGTCCGAGGGCGAGGCTGTCCAGGTCCGAAGGCCCAGAGGGTCAGTGGGGCGGGGGGCGCTTCCGCAAGCGGTCAGCGCGTGCGCGGATTTTGCGCAGAGAAGCGCGCGACCTGCAGCTCCGCGTCGAAGCCGCCGAGATCCACCGCGCCCCGTCGCTCCACGCTGAGTCCGTGAGCCTCGAGCCGCTGCGCTGAGAGCCGGGGCAGTGGGGACAGCCAGACCATTCGCCCTCTCGGACTCAGGCAGCGTGCGACGTTGCCGAGGAACGCCTCGACGAGTGACTCGAGCTCGCCGTCCCGCGCCACCCGGCGGCCCATGGGGGGATTGGTCAGGATCAGGGTCACCTCGCCGGCGTCGAAGCTCCGGGCGTCGGCCCGCACGAGCTGTGCTTCGAAGCCCGCGCGGCGCAGGTTCTCCTCGGCGGCGCCGAGCGCCTGCTCCGACAAGTCGGTGCCGATCAGCCGCTGAAACGGCCCCAGGAGCCCACGCTCACACAGCTCGAGCCCGCTGCCCACGAAGGGATCCCAGACCACGTCATCGGGCTGGACACCGCCGATGCGGGCGAGCGCCGCCGCCAGGGTGGGGTGCGAAGCCGCGGGCACGTCGCGGCCGCGATACCCGAAGCGCGCATCCAGGTTCGGGCGCGCCACGAGCAGCAGCCGCTGCCCACGCTCGTCCACTCGTGCTTCCCACGGTGCGCCTTTCGGATCGTTGATCAGCTCAGTGCCGCGCAACGCGTCCGCGACACGGAAGGTGGCCGAGCGCTGATGGCCCGCTCCGAGCCAGGCAAGTCGGAATCGCGGCATGCTTGACGAGAGTGCGACCAAGAGCGGCACCGACTTTCGAAGCGCGGCAACCACGCGGGCGTCGAGCGGGCCGTCGTTGTCGAGTTGCACTTCGAGGCTCACGTCGAGCGCGGTGCGCACCTCGAGCAGCCTGCTCAGCGAGCCGGTCCATTCGAGGCTGACTTCGGTCGGCGACAGCTCCGCAGCGCTCGGGTGGCAGTGCTCGCGGACTTCCTCGAGCAGGGTGGGGGCGACGCCGCTGCGGCAGCGAAAGATCACTCTCACCGGGTGCGGCACCGGACTCTCGACGTCCACGTCGACGTCGACGCGATCGACGCTTCGGCCGAGCATGACGAGCGCGCGAGCACGCCGGCGTTCGAGCTCTGGATCGGCGAGCTTCAGCCCCAGGAGGAAGGTTCGACTCGGGCGGCCGCCGAGCTTGCCGAGCGCCTCGACCAACGCCCGCTGCTCGGGGAGCTCGGCCTTGGCAAACGCGCCGAGCAGCGCCGCTTCGACCTCGGGCCCGCCGATCTTGCCGAGGCCCGAGATCGCGGCGCGCTGCACCCGGGCCTCGGGATCGGCGAGCAGTCCGAGGAGCGGCGCGCGCAGCGCCTCGGCGTGCTCGACCGCCACGCGCGAGAGCACCCGGGCCAGGCGTGCACGCGACCCCGGAGTCGGTTCAGCGAGTGCGCGCCGAGCGGCCTCGGCACCGGCGAGCCCGGCGCGGCCAAGGGCTCGCTCCGCCGCCTCGGCGGTCGTCTCCTCGCTCGACCCGGTGAGGGACACGAGGGCGCCGAGGTGACGAGCCCCGGGGGTGAAGCCCGCGGTCTGCCAGTCGACAGGAAGGTCGCTTGCGGGTTTCAGGCGGGGCCTTCGGTCTTGCAGCTGGCGCTGCAGCCATCCCCGCTCTTCTTGTTGCCGTCGTCGCACTCTTCTTGCGGTGCCTGCTTGATGCCGTCCCCACAGCGAGGCCCGAGCTTGCAACCGGTGTCACACTCCGCATAACCGCCGTCGTTCGTGCCGTCGTCACAGGCTTCCCCGAACAGGCTGTCGACCACGGCGTCGCCGCAGAAGCCGCCCTTCTTGCAGCCCGGCGCGCAGCCGCCGTAGGGCGACAGGTTCACGCCGTCGTCGCACTCTTCCGGTGGAGATTGCAGCAGGCCATCGCCGCAGCTCGGTCCCTGTTTGCAGTCGCTGGTGCAGCTGCCGTAGCTGCCGTCGTTCTTGCCGTCGTCACACGCCTCGTCGGGCGTCTTGATGCCGTCGCCGCACACACTCTTGCAGCTCGAGGTGGTGTTGGTGAAGCCCGAGAGTGTGAGTTTGTAGTTCGACTGGGTGGTGTGGCGCTCGGCCTGAAACACGACGATCTCGTAGACCTTGCCGACCTGCAGCCCGAACTGCGTCGCCTGCGCCGCGCCCAGGGTGATGCCACCGTTCATGGCACCGTGCACGCCGCCCAGATCGACGGCGAGCTGTTTGTTCACGAAAACCCAGACGTCGTCGTCGCCGGTGAAGTCGAGCTGCTCCCCGCCCTTGTACTCGAACCAGTAGCGCACCTCGCTCGTGAAGTGGAAGTTCTGCGAGTTGCCCTCGTTGCCGAAACCGAGGCCCGTGAGCGGGAAGAAGTTGGCGTTGCTGTACTGGTAGGCGCCGCCGGTGATCTGTCCGAGGGTCAGCGTCTGCAGCACCGTCACGTTGACGCTGGGCGCGTCCGAGTACCACTGATCGAAATTCGCGGCGCCGGTCGTGGTCGGAGTCGTGGTCGCGGACTTGTACTGGGGTTTTCCGCTCGCTTTCAGCGTGGCCGCGACGATGCCGGTGTCCACGCCCAGAAACGCCTCGAAATCGGGGTGGGCGGCGTGAAAATCTCGGAGCACGATCGGCAGCTTCAGCTGGGTGCCGCTGCCCGAGGGCGCGTCCGTACACTTGAACCCAGGTTCGAGCTGGCAGGTCGCCGAGCAGCCGTCGCCGCTGACGGTGTTGCCGTCTTCACATTGTTCGTTGTCACTGGGCAGCTTCAATCCGTCGCCGCAAGTGCTGACACAGGCGCCCGCGCTGCAGTTGGGCTCCTTCACGCAGAAGGGGGTGCAACCATCACCCAGGTCGTTGTTGCCGTCGTCGCACTGCTCCGTGCCCTCGGTCTTGCCGTCC
It includes:
- a CDS encoding cupredoxin domain-containing protein, with translation MKTLIAIALFLTATACNKAEKPGQAAASAAPTGPSSGTINVKADENGFAPSSISLKKGEAATLRFTRTSDETCATKVVFPELKLEKELPLNQPVEVAIDTKEAKTVGFECGMGMYKSKVVIE
- a CDS encoding HEAT repeat domain-containing protein; translated protein: MSLTGSSEETTAEAAERALGRAGLAGAEAARRALAEPTPGSRARLARVLSRVAVEHAEALRAPLLGLLADPEARVQRAAISGLGKIGGPEVEAALLGAFAKAELPEQRALVEALGKLGGRPSRTFLLGLKLADPELERRRARALVMLGRSVDRVDVDVDVESPVPHPVRVIFRCRSGVAPTLLEEVREHCHPSAAELSPTEVSLEWTGSLSRLLEVRTALDVSLEVQLDNDGPLDARVVAALRKSVPLLVALSSSMPRFRLAWLGAGHQRSATFRVADALRGTELINDPKGAPWEARVDERGQRLLLVARPNLDARFGYRGRDVPAASHPTLAAALARIGGVQPDDVVWDPFVGSGLELCERGLLGPFQRLIGTDLSEQALGAAEENLRRAGFEAQLVRADARSFDAGEVTLILTNPPMGRRVARDGELESLVEAFLGNVARCLSPRGRMVWLSPLPRLSAQRLEAHGLSVERRGAVDLGGFDAELQVARFSAQNPRTR